From the Desulfovibrio sp. Huiquan2017 genome, one window contains:
- a CDS encoding methyl-accepting chemotaxis protein encodes MKIRAKFIFSIILPVVISVTVISVMVAMQIRGTVLESFKTSSRGQLLVIDGFVNQLLKSPADITRYVASMPAVKNGLGDWTRFFTLPEGKYFALRDNMGIMEREAFNAFDRLMRSHSEFAYVYAGLKDGGYAAAPNEEISSSYDPRKRPWYEQGVASKTDTTLLKAYITTLGVPNIGMVTKIKDDQGQLLGVAAVDISLGKLSEIAASIKIGKTGYIMIVQDDGTILADPRDKERVFKKMGELSEAYVKLNSTSELFVEGLDIDGVDMLGSVYVSPETGWKYIALIQNDEIVASSTAAIRNTVIIGVVIAILFGLVGWKLANSMAAPIVRCGDVTRMVAQGDLTNSIEAKGKDEVAQLGQDLQNMGTKLREIVGEVRQAVDSVATGASELSSTAESLAQGATEQASSVEEVASSMEEMLSNISQNAESTKETEQIALRSADDATSGGKSVAQTVKAMKEIADKISIVEEIARQTNLLALNAAIEAARAGEHGKGFAVVAAEVRKLAERSGMAAAEISELSISSLKVAEEAGSMLEKMVPDIKHTANLIQKITIANNEQQAGAEGINNAIHQLDQVTQQIAAASEEMSSTASELSGQANLLKGTVAFFKLGGAGQTEYARAALPASDSEPEDDAFDRY; translated from the coding sequence ATGAAGATAAGAGCCAAGTTCATTTTTTCGATCATTCTTCCAGTCGTTATTTCGGTGACAGTCATTTCTGTAATGGTTGCGATGCAAATCCGTGGGACCGTTTTGGAATCATTCAAAACATCCTCCCGGGGACAACTTCTGGTGATTGACGGTTTTGTCAATCAGTTGCTTAAGAGTCCTGCCGATATCACGAGGTATGTGGCTTCGATGCCGGCAGTCAAAAACGGACTGGGCGACTGGACGCGATTTTTCACATTGCCCGAGGGCAAGTATTTTGCCCTGCGGGATAATATGGGCATCATGGAGAGGGAAGCTTTCAATGCGTTCGACAGGCTCATGCGCAGTCACTCCGAATTTGCATACGTGTACGCTGGATTGAAGGATGGTGGGTACGCGGCCGCCCCCAATGAGGAGATCAGCAGTTCGTATGATCCGAGGAAGCGGCCATGGTATGAACAGGGAGTTGCTTCGAAAACGGATACGACGTTGCTGAAGGCGTACATCACGACGCTGGGGGTTCCCAACATCGGGATGGTGACCAAGATTAAGGACGATCAGGGTCAACTGTTAGGTGTCGCCGCAGTCGATATCTCCCTTGGGAAATTGAGTGAGATTGCGGCTAGCATCAAGATCGGGAAGACGGGCTATATCATGATCGTCCAAGACGACGGGACAATTTTGGCCGACCCGCGGGACAAAGAGCGGGTGTTCAAGAAAATGGGTGAACTTTCCGAGGCCTACGTAAAGTTGAATTCAACCTCGGAACTATTCGTGGAAGGACTTGATATAGACGGCGTGGACATGCTCGGCAGCGTCTATGTGTCCCCGGAGACCGGCTGGAAGTACATAGCCCTCATCCAGAATGATGAAATCGTTGCCTCTTCGACCGCAGCCATACGGAATACGGTCATCATCGGCGTCGTGATAGCCATCCTTTTTGGGTTGGTTGGGTGGAAGCTCGCCAACTCCATGGCCGCTCCCATCGTTCGATGCGGCGATGTCACCCGCATGGTCGCTCAGGGAGATCTGACGAATTCCATTGAGGCCAAGGGCAAGGACGAAGTGGCGCAGTTGGGGCAGGATCTGCAGAACATGGGAACCAAACTCCGGGAAATCGTCGGCGAAGTGCGCCAAGCCGTGGACAGTGTGGCCACGGGGGCCTCGGAGTTGTCCTCCACGGCCGAGAGCCTGGCCCAGGGCGCCACGGAGCAGGCGTCCAGTGTCGAGGAAGTCGCTTCCTCTATGGAGGAGATGCTTTCCAATATTAGTCAGAATGCAGAGAGTACAAAAGAAACCGAGCAGATAGCTCTTCGTTCTGCCGATGACGCCACGAGTGGCGGGAAGTCCGTAGCCCAGACTGTAAAGGCGATGAAAGAAATTGCGGATAAAATATCCATAGTGGAGGAAATAGCCCGTCAGACGAATTTGTTGGCATTGAATGCGGCCATTGAAGCCGCGCGCGCGGGGGAACACGGCAAGGGGTTCGCGGTCGTGGCGGCAGAGGTGCGAAAGCTGGCCGAACGATCGGGAATGGCGGCCGCCGAGATCAGCGAATTGTCTATTTCAAGCCTGAAGGTGGCTGAAGAGGCTGGTTCGATGCTGGAGAAAATGGTTCCTGACATCAAGCATACCGCCAATCTGATCCAGAAGATCACAATCGCCAACAACGAACAGCAGGCCGGGGCCGAGGGAATCAACAACGCAATCCACCAGTTGGATCAGGTCACTCAGCAGATAGCCGCAGCCTCGGAGGAAATGTCTTCGACGGCATCGGAACTTTCCGGCCAGGCCAATCTTCTGAAGGGAACGGTGGCGTTCTTCAAGCTTGGCGGTGCGGGGCAGACCGAGTATGCCCGGGCCGCCTTGCCCGCATCCGATTCGGAGCCCGAGGACGATGCGTTCGACAGGTATTAG
- a CDS encoding efflux RND transporter periplasmic adaptor subunit, with protein MALYGIMNNMARFKPLSTLLLAGFLLFGCNGDANTTMPASTRRQVSTVTMHRQEVTLTMELSGRTTPFRIAEIRPRLSGLIQRRLFTEGSDVKEGEVLYLIDPAPFQAEYNNALAGLKQAQAQLQSVGSKAERYEKLLKAKTVSQQDYDDAASALNELNARIRSLQASLEIARINLGYTKITAPIPGRIGKSSVTDGAIVTAYQNTALTSIQQLDPIYVDVPQSTTELLRIRNNVGKGQLKSNSQQPPVQLILEDGTLYPHEGRLQFSDVTVDQTTGTVTLRAIFPNPDKTLLPGMFVKAVVQEGVEKQALLVPQQGVSRDHRGAPFAMIVDEGSKVQRRPLVLDRAIGDKWLVTSGLAPGDQVIVEGLQRLHPGMEVTASPFDSPKDPSADAQPRQQNPGE; from the coding sequence ATGGCCCTATACGGCATAATGAACAATATGGCTCGGTTCAAACCACTCTCAACCCTATTGCTGGCCGGTTTCTTGCTCTTTGGATGCAACGGCGATGCGAATACGACAATGCCAGCATCAACTCGTCGCCAAGTCAGCACGGTCACAATGCACAGGCAGGAAGTCACGCTGACCATGGAGCTTTCCGGACGCACCACTCCCTTTCGCATAGCGGAGATTCGCCCGCGCCTCAGCGGGCTGATTCAGCGGCGCCTGTTCACGGAAGGTTCCGATGTCAAGGAAGGAGAGGTCCTCTATCTGATCGACCCCGCCCCCTTCCAGGCAGAGTACAACAACGCGCTTGCGGGGCTCAAGCAGGCACAGGCCCAACTCCAGTCCGTAGGCTCCAAGGCAGAACGCTACGAAAAACTTTTGAAGGCCAAAACCGTAAGCCAGCAGGATTACGATGATGCCGCCTCCGCCCTGAATGAACTCAACGCCAGGATCAGGTCGTTACAGGCATCCCTGGAAATCGCCCGCATCAACTTGGGATACACCAAAATCACCGCCCCCATTCCCGGCCGCATCGGCAAGTCTTCCGTCACGGACGGAGCCATTGTCACGGCCTATCAAAATACCGCCCTGACCTCCATCCAACAACTCGATCCCATTTATGTGGACGTCCCCCAGTCCACCACGGAGCTGCTGCGTATCCGGAACAATGTCGGCAAGGGGCAATTGAAATCGAATTCGCAGCAACCCCCGGTCCAACTTATCTTGGAAGACGGCACCCTTTATCCCCATGAAGGAAGATTGCAGTTCAGCGACGTCACGGTGGATCAGACCACCGGCACGGTAACCCTGCGGGCGATTTTCCCCAACCCGGACAAAACGCTGCTGCCCGGCATGTTCGTCAAGGCGGTGGTACAGGAAGGCGTTGAAAAACAAGCCCTCCTCGTTCCGCAACAAGGCGTGTCACGCGACCACCGCGGCGCGCCCTTCGCCATGATCGTCGATGAAGGAAGCAAGGTCCAACGACGGCCCTTGGTCCTGGACCGAGCCATTGGCGACAAATGGCTCGTGACCTCGGGCCTAGCCCCGGGAGACCAAGTGATAGTCGAAGGACTGCAACGGTTGCACCCGGGTATGGAGGTTACGGCCTCTCCCTTTGATTCGCCGAAAGACCCGTCTGCCGACGCACAGCCCCGACAGCAGAATCCGGGAGAATAA
- a CDS encoding efflux RND transporter permease subunit, producing the protein MMLSKFFLDRPVFAWVIAIIMMTLGALMIYLMPISQYPPIAPPSIAIEAFYTGASAETVENTVTQIIEQKMTGLDNMLYLTGTSSSSGQSRIELTFAPGTDPDLAWTKVQNKLQLATASLPDSVQRFGIKVSKSTRNYLIVVGLISEDGSMNSEDLRDYAQSNLEKVLARVPGVGEVESFGTQYAMRVWVNPDRLTNYSLTMEDVITALKTYNVEVSAGQLGGTPAEKGQRINAPIVVQHLLQTPEEFASIPIRTNQDGSIIRIRDVARTELGTERYDVSSNFNGAPSAGMAIRQAAGANALDTADAIKTKLAEMSRYFPPGMKVVYPYDTTPFTVVAINEVIKTLFEAVLLVFVIMYVFMGSIRATLIPTIAVPVVLLGTFAVLGIFGFSINMLTMFAMVLAIGLLVDDAIVVVENVERIMTEEGLSPREATAKSMDEITSALIGIGLVLSAVFGPMAFFQGSTGVLYRQFSVTIIASMLLSVLVALILTPVLCATFLKPVEKGHGPAVNAIFFMRPFFRWFERNFTRIRGLYIEIVHHSFSKKIRYLIFYGLLVLAVGFLFTHMSTSYIPDEDQGILLIQATLPSGSTLEQTEAVMNTVEKYFMEHEQDAVKSVMPVPGVSFGGQGQNMAFGFVKLKPWEERDNPSLSVPSLAGRAMRFFSQIKEASVYAFPPPPVVELGMASGFDFELLDMGGLGHQKLIAARNQLLGMAAQDPRLTRVRPNGIEDSPQYYVDVDWEKAGALGVPISSIHTTLSAAFGGFYVNDFVQAGRVKKVYTQADSPYRMLPTDLERLYIRNNKGKMVPFSSFAVGRWATGSPKLERYNAFPSINIWGEAAPGHSTGEAMQAMEEIVRKLPEGIGYDWTGLSYQERMATSQGPMLYAVSIFVIFLCVAALYESWTIPFVNLLMLPLGVLGAIVATSLRGLHNDVYFQIGFLTTLGLSTKNAILIIQFIKERMGHGEGLIEATLGAVKTRFRPVIMTSLAFFFGVLPLAINTGAGAGAMNAIGTAVCGGMISATFIDLIFIPMFFVMIYGMFKKKNPSG; encoded by the coding sequence ATGATGCTGTCCAAATTCTTTCTTGATCGCCCTGTCTTCGCCTGGGTCATTGCCATCATCATGATGACCCTGGGCGCGCTCATGATCTACCTGATGCCGATCTCGCAATACCCGCCCATCGCTCCGCCTTCCATTGCTATCGAAGCCTTTTACACCGGTGCTTCGGCGGAAACCGTCGAGAACACGGTCACCCAGATCATCGAGCAGAAAATGACCGGCCTGGACAACATGCTCTACCTGACCGGCACGAGTTCCTCTTCCGGCCAGTCGCGGATCGAGTTGACCTTCGCCCCGGGCACCGACCCGGACCTGGCCTGGACCAAGGTGCAGAACAAACTGCAACTGGCGACGGCCAGCCTGCCCGATTCGGTGCAACGTTTCGGCATCAAGGTCAGCAAATCCACCCGGAACTACCTCATCGTGGTCGGCCTCATTTCAGAAGACGGCAGCATGAACAGCGAGGACCTGCGGGACTATGCCCAATCCAACCTGGAAAAGGTCCTGGCCAGGGTGCCCGGAGTGGGCGAAGTGGAAAGCTTCGGCACCCAGTACGCCATGCGCGTCTGGGTCAACCCGGACCGCCTCACCAACTACAGCCTGACCATGGAAGACGTCATCACAGCCCTGAAGACGTACAATGTCGAGGTGTCAGCCGGGCAATTGGGCGGGACCCCGGCCGAAAAAGGGCAGCGTATCAACGCTCCCATAGTGGTACAGCATCTATTGCAGACTCCGGAGGAATTCGCCTCCATCCCCATCCGCACCAATCAGGACGGTTCTATCATCCGCATCAGGGATGTCGCCCGCACCGAATTGGGAACAGAGCGCTACGACGTCTCGTCCAACTTCAACGGCGCGCCCTCGGCAGGCATGGCCATTCGCCAGGCCGCCGGGGCCAACGCTCTGGACACGGCCGACGCCATCAAGACGAAACTTGCGGAAATGAGCCGGTATTTCCCCCCTGGGATGAAGGTAGTCTATCCCTACGACACCACGCCCTTCACCGTGGTGGCCATTAACGAAGTGATCAAGACCCTGTTCGAGGCCGTGCTGCTGGTCTTTGTCATCATGTACGTCTTCATGGGAAGCATCCGGGCCACTCTGATTCCGACCATCGCCGTGCCGGTGGTGCTGTTGGGGACCTTCGCCGTGCTCGGAATCTTCGGTTTCTCCATCAATATGCTGACCATGTTCGCCATGGTCCTGGCCATCGGACTACTGGTGGATGACGCCATCGTCGTCGTCGAGAACGTGGAGCGGATCATGACGGAGGAAGGACTTTCCCCCCGAGAGGCCACGGCCAAATCCATGGACGAAATCACCAGCGCCCTGATCGGTATTGGGCTGGTGCTTTCGGCGGTCTTCGGCCCCATGGCCTTTTTCCAGGGATCCACAGGCGTGCTCTACCGGCAGTTTTCCGTCACCATCATCGCCTCCATGCTCCTTTCGGTGCTCGTGGCCCTGATCCTCACTCCGGTGCTGTGCGCGACCTTTCTCAAACCCGTGGAGAAAGGTCATGGCCCCGCAGTCAACGCGATCTTTTTCATGCGCCCCTTCTTCCGATGGTTTGAACGCAACTTCACCAGGATCAGAGGACTCTACATTGAAATCGTCCACCATTCCTTCTCCAAAAAGATCCGATACCTGATATTCTACGGCTTGCTCGTGTTGGCGGTGGGCTTTCTGTTCACGCACATGTCCACATCCTACATTCCCGATGAAGATCAGGGAATCCTGTTGATTCAGGCCACGCTTCCCTCGGGTTCCACCCTGGAGCAGACCGAAGCGGTCATGAACACGGTCGAAAAATACTTCATGGAACATGAGCAGGACGCGGTGAAGTCGGTCATGCCCGTTCCCGGCGTCTCCTTCGGAGGTCAAGGACAGAACATGGCCTTCGGATTCGTCAAGCTCAAGCCTTGGGAGGAACGCGACAATCCCTCTCTGTCGGTACCCAGCCTCGCGGGCAGGGCAATGCGATTCTTTTCCCAGATCAAAGAGGCCAGTGTCTACGCCTTTCCGCCGCCCCCAGTTGTGGAACTCGGCATGGCTTCGGGATTCGACTTTGAACTGCTGGACATGGGCGGCCTGGGGCACCAGAAGCTCATAGCGGCACGCAATCAGCTCCTGGGCATGGCCGCACAGGACCCCCGGCTGACCCGGGTCCGCCCCAACGGCATTGAGGACTCCCCGCAATACTACGTCGATGTGGATTGGGAAAAGGCGGGAGCCTTGGGCGTGCCCATCTCCTCCATTCACACGACCCTGTCCGCCGCATTCGGCGGTTTCTACGTCAACGACTTCGTGCAGGCCGGACGGGTCAAGAAGGTTTACACCCAGGCCGATTCTCCCTACCGCATGTTGCCGACGGACCTGGAGAGACTTTATATCCGCAACAACAAGGGCAAAATGGTTCCCTTTTCCTCCTTCGCCGTTGGCCGGTGGGCAACGGGATCGCCGAAGCTCGAACGCTATAACGCCTTCCCGTCCATCAACATCTGGGGCGAGGCCGCGCCCGGCCACAGCACCGGCGAGGCCATGCAGGCCATGGAAGAAATCGTTCGCAAACTGCCGGAGGGAATCGGGTACGACTGGACGGGACTGTCCTATCAGGAACGCATGGCCACTTCCCAAGGCCCCATGCTCTATGCGGTCTCCATCTTCGTCATTTTCCTCTGCGTGGCCGCCCTGTACGAAAGCTGGACCATTCCTTTCGTCAACCTGCTGATGCTCCCGCTGGGCGTGTTAGGGGCCATCGTGGCCACCTCGTTGCGCGGTTTGCATAATGACGTCTACTTCCAGATCGGCTTCCTGACCACGCTGGGCCTTTCGACAAAGAACGCCATTTTGATCATCCAGTTCATCAAGGAACGCATGGGACATGGCGAAGGACTCATCGAAGCGACCCTGGGCGCGGTCAAAACCCGGTTCCGGCCGGTGATCATGACCTCCCTGGCCTTCTTCTTCGGCGTTCTGCCTTTGGCCATCAACACGGGAGCCGGCGCCGGAGCCATGAACGCCATCGGCACGGCGGTCTGCGGCGGTATGATTTCCGCCACGTTCATCGACCTTATATTCATCCCCATGTTCTTTGTGATGATCTACGGCATGTTCAAGAAGAAGAATCCATCCGGATAG